A genomic region of Colletotrichum destructivum chromosome 1, complete sequence contains the following coding sequences:
- a CDS encoding Putative GroES-like superfamily, alcohol dehydrogenase-like, NAD(P)-binding domain superfamily, with product MAFTSIPSRMRAAQISEYNKPYELVERDVPTIRDNELLIKVHAAGFCHSDLQVLQGQFGSPLGMIASHEPSGVVVRIGKGCSSEWKIGDRVGALNFKNSCGQCSGCGLAKRTRNRLDPRFCEKRETAGFQHDGAFSEYLAVDPETTVRLPSSLPFDQAAPLMCAGATVWGSLEGATAALSPGDTVAIVGIGGLGFLGLQFASAMGFRTVAVDSRPAGRQLATEMSNQDLKPSLVIDSGAEDATAQIMDFTGGEGLAAVVVCTDSLPANNWALTLLRIGGVMGVLGLPAESWRFDSSVIVFRELTIRGSYVASRESTERMMKTVEEAGIRSHITLVPFDEIPGILAKYQDSAFKGRLVVRIAA from the exons ATGGCATTCACAAGTATCCCCAGCAGGATGCGAGCAGCGCAGATCTCCGAG TACAACAAACCTTATGAGCTAGTTGAGAGAGACGTTCCTACCATTCGCGACAACGAACTCCTCATCAAAGTCCACGCGGCCGGGTTCTGTCATTCAGATCTGCAGGTTCTGCAGGGACAGTTCGGTTCGCCGTTGGGCATGATTGCGTCCCACGAGCCTTCCGGTGTTGTCGTTCGAATCGGCAAGGGCTGCAGCAGCGAGTGGAAGATAGGTGACCGAGTTGGGGCTCTGAACTTCAAGAACTCGTGTGGCCAATGCAGTGGCTGCGGGCTGGCAAAGCGCACACGCAACCGGCTTGATCCCCGTTTCTGCGAAAAGCGAGAAACTGCCGGTTTCCAGCATGATGGGGCATTCTCTGAGTACCTCGCAGTCGACCCCGAAACCACGGTCCGCTTGCCATCATCTCTGCCCTTTGACCAAGCTGCTCCGTTGATGTGTGCCGGCGCCACTGTTTGGGGCTCTCTGGAGGGAGCCACGGCTGCGCTTAGCCCTGGAGACACAGTGGCCATCGTTGGTATAGGAGGCCTCGGTTTCCTCGGTTTGCAGTTCGCCAGCGCAATGGGGTTTCGCACCGTGGCAGTTGACAGTCGGCCGGCAGGGAGGCAGTTGGCTACCGAGATGTCGAACCAGGATCTGAAACCCTCACTGGTTATTGACTCTGGCGCCGAAGATGCTACAGCGCAGATCATGGATTTTACCGGAGGAGAGGGGCTCGCAGCCGTGGTAGTTTGTACGGATTCTCTGCCAGCTAACAACTGGGCCCTAACACTGCTTCGCATTGGAGGCGTGATGGGTGTTTTGGGCCTGCCAGCTGAGAGTTGGAGATTCGATTCTAGTGTCATAGTGTTTCGGGAGCTCACAATTCGGGGGAGCTATGTTGCGAGTAGAGAGTCCACTGAGAGAATGATGAAGACTGTAGAGGAGGCTGGCATTCGGTCTCACATCACCTTGGTGCCCTTTGATGAGATCCCGGGCATTCTCGCGAAATACCAAGACAG
- a CDS encoding Putative amino acid transporter, transmembrane domain-containing protein, which produces MSQPSSEKTDAITPAPARSSGSIDAGKLENAEDAFEVFKRGEGEVDFRTVGWIQASVIFLKVIFATGVLTIPSAMFVLGALPGAINVLGWQFLNTYCAIIQGNFRNAHAGCHSIADMANVVGGVWLKEVVGVLFLVTYAIVGASGIFGTSAAFNALSNHAICTNYFMMVATAAVFILASVRKFEKIAWLTWAGFLSVYIAVFIVVVAVTQVDRPAAAPQTGDFDLGYHVIGNPNFVTGITSVATIFCSGAGTSAFLPVISEMRKPRDYNKAVYLCMGIVTASYLTFSLVVYRWCGQWVASPSLGSAGEVVKKVAYGIGLIGLMVSACLYIHVAAKYLFVRLLRNSVHLQKNSVVHWSVWLACTLGMSIVSFLLASGIPIFNYLLALAGSLTFAPLALGLPGYLWIFDHQHYRQGTWWKIMVYWLNWLMVLLAVFLTIGGTYGVVQNIIDAYANGLIGGAFSCADNSGSS; this is translated from the exons ATGTCTCAACCCAGTTCGGAAAAGACGGATGCCATCACGCCGGCCCCGGCTCGCAGCAGCGGGAGCATCGACGCCGGAAAACTCGAAAACGCCGAAGATGCATTCGAGGTCTTTAAGCGCGGCGAAGGAGAGGTTGACTTCCGAACTGTCGGCTGGATACAAGCTTCAGTCATCTTTCTAAAGG TCATTTTCGCCACCGGAGTTCTGACGATCCCTTCGGCCATGTTCGTCCTCGGCGCGTTGCCCGGTGCCATCAACGTCCTGGGCTGGCAGTTTCTAAACACATACTGCGCCATCATCCAAGGAAACTTCCGCAACGCCCATGCCGGGTGCCATTCCATTGCCGACATGGCCAACGTGGTTGGTGGGGTGTGGCTTAAGGAGGTTGTCGGAGTCCTGTTCCTCGTCACGTACGCCATCGTTGGCGCATCCGGAATCTTTGGCACGTCGGCTGCCTTCAATGCCCTTTCCAACCACGCCATCTGCACAAACTACTTCATGATGGTCGCGACGGCCGCTGTATTCATCCTGGCGAGTGTTCGCAAGTTTGAAAAGATTGCGTGGTTGACTTGGGCGGGTTTCTTATCCGTGTACATtgccgtcttcatcgtcgt GGTTGCCGTCACACAAGTAGATAGGCCTGCCGCTGCCCCGCAGACCGGCGACTTTGATCTCGGATACCACGTCATTGGCAATCCAAACTTTGTCACTGGCATTACATCCGTCGCCACCATCTTTTGTTCAGGCGCAGGCACGTCGGCGTTCCTCCCCGTCATCTCCGAGATGAGGAAGCCGAGAGACTACAACAAGGCCGTCTACCTCTGCATGGGAATCGTCACAGCGTCCTACCTGACCTTCTCGCTCGTCGTCTACCGCTGGTGCGGTCAATGGGTAGCGTCCCCTTCTTTGGGCAGCGCCGGCGAGGTTGTCAAAAAGGTGGCCTATGGCATCGGTCTGATTGGCCTGATGGTTAGTGCCTGTCTCTACATCCACGTGGCCGCCAAATACCTCTTCGTCCGACTTCTCCGCAACTCGGTTCACCTGCAGAAGAACTCGGTTGTTCACTGGTCCGTCTGGCTTGCATGCACTTTGGGAATGTCCATTGTCTCGTTTCTGCTGGCATCCGGAATCCCCATCTTCAACTATCTCCTCGCCCTTGCAGGAAGCTTGACGTTTGCGCCTCTTGCGCTTGGCCTCCCGGGCTACCTTTGGATCTTTGATCACCAACACTACCGTCAAGGAACCTGGTGGAAAATTATGGTATACTGGCTGAACTGGCTCATGGTCCTCCTGGCAGTGTTTCTGACTATTGGCGGCACCTACGGTGTGGTCCAGAACATCATCGACGCCTATGCTAATGGGTTGATTGGAGGTGCCTTTTCTTGTGCAGACAACAGCGGCTCATCATGA
- a CDS encoding Putative NodB domain, glycoside hydrolase/deacetylase, beta/alpha-barrel, producing MGKKRVLVSYGVDVDAVAGWLGSYGGEDSSNDISRGYFAGTIGVQRVLKLLAKYNIKATWFIPGHSLETFPEDMAAVRDAGHEIGLHGYSHENPTDMTIEQQRDILDKTYRMLTDFVGKPPRGSVAPWWETSREGAQLLLEYGIEYDHSMSHHDCQPYYLRIGDEWTKIDYTKKASEWMKPLVRGQETGLVEICSNWHLDDLPPLMFIKDAPNSHGFVNARDVEDTWRDHFDYFYREYDEFIFPLTIHPDVSGRPHALLMHERLIEHMMKHEGVEFVTMEQICDDFKAKNAPAEGAIMPAEPGAILKKASQ from the exons ATGGGCAAGAAGCGTGTTCTCGTTAGCtatggcgtcgacgtcgatgcgGTCGCTGGTTGGTTGGGGTCTTATGGAGGAGAGGATTCTTCGAACGACATCAGCAGAG GTTACTTTGCAGGAACTATTGGCGTACAGCGAGTACTCAAGTTGCTTGCCAAGTACAACATCAAGGCGACATGGTTTATTCCAGGACACAGCCTCGAGACGTTCCCGGAGGACATGGCCGCGGTTCGAGACGCCGGGCACGAGATCGGCCTTCACGGCTACTCACACGAGAACCCGACCGACATGACCATTGAGCAGCAGAGAGATATTCTCGACAAAACATACCGCATGCTCACAGATTTCGTGGGCAAGCCTCCCAGAGGCAGCGTCGCTCCGTGGTGGGAAACAAGCAGAGAGGGAGCCCAGCTTCTACTCGAGTACGGCATCGAGTACGACCACAGCATGAGCCATCATGACTGCCAGCCGTATTACCTACGGATCGGCGATGAATGGACGAAAATCGACTACACAAAGAAGGCGAGCGAGTGGATGAAGCCTCTTGTCAGGGGACAGGAGACCGGGCTCGTCGAGATTTGCTCGAACTGGCACCTTGACGACTTGCCGCCGCTCATGTTCATCAAGGATGCGCCCAACAGCCACGGCTTCGTCAACGCGAGAGACGTGGAAGACACCTGGAGAGACCACTTTGACTACTTTTACCGGGAGTACGACGAGTTCATCTTCCCGCTAACCATCCACCCGGATGTGTCGGGTCGCCCGCACGCTCTGTTGATGCATGAGAGGCTCATCGAACACATGATGAAgcacgagggcgtcgagttCGTTACGATGGAGCAGATCTGCGACGATTTCAAGGCAAAGAACGCGCCAGCCGAAGGGGCCATCATGCCCGCGGAACCGGGCGCCATTCTTAAAAAGGCATCGCAGTAG
- a CDS encoding Putative peptidase S8/S53 domain superfamily: protein MQTHAALVFLLFVSFADVIFALPHDHVLLHLRRFTNHTSSASITSRWDKWTTPTSQITPSKTASATSTASAAPKTVENGDVISDAAVGMIITAGVGGGFLLLAGQYFSMSAGSVALVTGIGGVASGLSSLAGSQPQQVDSPGDDSPEDDVPEEREPTATGQKSRELETTTQPLATSLTSSYMTSFTSSSIATYSTTSYVSSSSSAVPQYIIVPGSNNAESGDDSFESARSRLSDAAGSKVVSVEDEEDNSVLFLTAPLSPEVASELSNEASLGSVSKDFILGEMHDLQSEPPFKEDDVAGPSGSPPAILTDPLTVAKQPKKIVRQIGYDGSPREEKPFDLSVVSQEPGKRMADFTYDEVAGRGVTVYILGSGMNLESPDIKQAVGGKEFIYAPGAAETPTDDDPDMGYPDGTCMASKIFGPKYGVAKNANVIMVKLSGQSGMMRAITFTEMLTALAMVKNDVHRRGIKGKAVVSLSYTTPIADKEAIEAYKEILVKMMEDDIVLVAPTGISNNNRGSEANDQYPAAFAKDTALIAVNAVSSKGLRYNWSPGSVEDGVTVAAAGIGYCAWREAEVLVRPNGRRKEKQEPDRLYYSEGVAAATVAGVAATLMAQEEYKEQMQQPGKVASKVKELLQGLAWVRAEGGPLVVWNGVRSTNGVCRRQEGDSCSSAAPTATPTTSEARLRPTTPVSVVPVACDNFNKKKYGYCCPGPGNPCMKGLGVCYVKGEGVSGGSSGVVPDGARCPPPDDAEY from the exons ATGCAAACCCACGCAGCGCTTGTTTTCCTCCTTTTTGTTTCCTTTGCCGACGTGATATTCGCACTACCGCACGATCATGTGCTCTTGCATCTGCGCCGATTCACTAACCACACGTCATCGGCATCCATCACAAGCCGATGGGATAAGTGGACGACGCCAACTAGTCAGATCACTCCGTCCAAGACGGCATCTGCAACGAGCACTGCCAGCGCAGCGCCGAAGACTGTTGAGAATGGCGACGTTATATCCGATGCCGCTGTGGGCATGATCATTACCGCAGGCGTTGGCGGGGGgttccttctcctcgccggtCAGTATTTTAGTATGTCAGCCGGAAGCGTTGCTCTAGTCACCGGGATTGGAGGGGTTGCTTCAGGACTCAGTTCGCTTGCTGGTTCTCAACCACAGCAAGTTGACAGCCCGGGGGACGACAGCCCGGAGGACGACGTCCccgaagagagagagcctaCTGCAACAGGCCAAAAGTCTCGGGAACTGGAGACCACTACCCAGCCACTTGCGACTTCCCTCACAAGCTCCTATATGACTTCCTTCACGAGTTCTTCTATTGCTACCTACTCCACTACCTCCTACGTCTCGTCTAGCTCCAGCGCAGTCCCCCAATATATTATTGTGCCCGGGTCCAACAACGCGGAATCGGGTGACGATTCCTTCGAGTCAGCACGATCCAGGCTGTCAGACGCGGCTGGATCTAAAGTGGTCtctgtcgaggacgaggaagacaaCAGCGTTCTATTTTTAACTGCTCCCTTGTCACCAGAAGTTGCCAGTGAGCTCTCAAACGAAGCATCG cTTGGTTCCGTCAGCAAGGACTTTATTCTGGGCGAAATGCACGATCTTCAATCGGAACCACCATTCAAGGAAGACGACGTTGCCGGTCCCTCCGGGTCGCCTCCAGCCATCTTGACGGACCCATTGACTGTCGCCAAGCAACCCAAGAAGATTGTGAGGCAGATCGGATATGATGGAAGCCCGAGGGAAGAGAAGCCTTTCGACCTTTCCGTCGTTTCACAGGAACCAGGGAAACGAATGGCGGATTTTACGTACGATGAGGTGGCAGGCCGGGGCGTCACAGTTTACATCCTGGGATCGGGGATGAATCTAGAGAGTCCA GACATCAAGCAAGCCGTGGGCGGCAAGGAGTTTATCTACGCGCCAGGTGCCGCGGAAACACCCACTGATGACGACCCCGACATGGGCTATCCAGATGGCACTTGCATGGCGTCCAAGATATTCGGTCCCAAGTACGGCGTGGCGAAGAACGCAAACGTCATCATGGTTAAACTTTCTGGTCAGAGTGGTATGATGCGAGCTATCACTTTTACGGAAATGCTCACTGCCTTGGCCATGGTCAAGAATGATGTCCATAGACGTGggatcaagggcaaggcTGTGGTGAGCTTGTCTTATACCA CCCCAATTGCCGACAAGGAAGCCATCGAGGCGTACAAAGAGATCCTTGTCAAGATGATGGAAGACGACATAGTCCTCGTCGCACCAACCGGAATTTCCAACAACAACCGGGGCTCCGAGGCGAACGATCAATATCCAGCCGCCTTCGCCAAAGATAcggccctcatcgccgtcaacgcAGTGAGCTCAAAGGGTTTACGTTATAACTGGTCGCCCGGCTCAGTAGAAGATGGTGTCACTGTGGCCGCGGCGGGAATAGGGTACTGCGCCTGGAGAGAGGCTGAAGTCTTGGTCCGGCCTAATGGAAGGAGAAAGGAAAAGCAGGAGCCGGACAGACTTTACTACTCCGAgggcgtcgcggcggccaccgtcgccggGGTTGCTGCCACGCTCATGGCCCAAGAGGAATACAAGGAACAAATGCAGCAGCCTGGCAAGGTGGCGTCAAAAGTCAAAGAGCTGCTCCAAGGCCTTGCCTGGGTGCGAGCCGAGGGAGGCCCGCTTGTTGTCTGGAACGGAGTCAGATCGACGAATGGCGTCTGTCGCAGACAGGAGGGCGACTCGTGCTCCAGTGCTGCTCCAACTGCAACACCGACGACATCCGAGGCCCGGTTGAGGCCCACAACCCCGGTATCGGTTGTCCCTGTTGCTTGTGACAATTTCAACAAAAAGAAGTACGGATACTGTTGCCCCGGCCCAGGTAATCCCTGCATGAAAGGCCTGGGTGTGTGCTACGTTAAAGGTGAGGGGGTCTCTGGAGGCTCTAGCGGCGTGGTGCCGGATGGCGCGCGATGTCCGCCTCCTGATGATGCTGAGTACTGA